A section of the Thermodesulfobacteriota bacterium genome encodes:
- the cobU gene encoding bifunctional adenosylcobinamide kinase/adenosylcobinamide-phosphate guanylyltransferase: MTGSPRLTLVLGGARSGKSAFVLETAGRLPGRKAFVATAQAGDQEMAERIRRHQADRGPTWETVEEPLALAARLKALAGTHAVAVVDCLTVWLGNLLCQPAAPDPEPEPMLAAFVASLAELGHLQLFLVANEVGMGIVPDNPLARRFRDLAGWLNQKVAARADAVYLVAAGLPLRLK, translated from the coding sequence ATGACCGGGTCTCCCCGCCTCACCCTGGTCCTGGGCGGTGCCAGAAGCGGCAAGAGCGCCTTTGTGCTGGAGACGGCCGGCCGGCTGCCGGGTCGCAAGGCCTTTGTCGCCACCGCTCAGGCCGGGGATCAGGAGATGGCGGAGCGCATCCGCCGCCACCAGGCCGACCGGGGTCCGACCTGGGAGACGGTGGAGGAGCCGCTGGCGCTTGCCGCCCGCCTCAAGGCGCTGGCCGGCACCCACGCGGTGGCGGTGGTCGATTGCCTCACTGTCTGGCTGGGCAACCTTCTCTGCCAGCCGGCAGCCCCGGACCCGGAGCCGGAGCCGATGCTGGCCGCCTTCGTGGCCAGCCTGGCCGAGCTGGGCCATCTTCAGCTCTTTCTGGTGGCCAACGAGGTGGGGATGGGCATCGTGCCGGACAACCCCCTGGCCCGCCGCTTCCGGGACCTGGCCGGCTGGCTCAACCAGAAGGTGGCCGCCCGGGCCGACGCCGTCTATCTGGTGGCGGCGGGCCTGCCCCTGCGGCTG
- a CDS encoding diphthine--ammonia ligase, protein MNSLHNREIFCSWSGGKDSCLALYRAVQQGGRPRRLVTMLTGDGSRSRSHGLPPAVLAAQATSLGIPLLTGQASWDDYEEVFLDRLALLRQEGLADGIFGDIDLPPHRQWVERVCSQHGIAAHLPLWQEARRDLLALFIDAGFSATIIVVNNARLPASFLGRRLDWDTVRALEAAGVDACGEEGEYHTVVTDGPLFATPVPLATGTVLSQDGCSFLEVFLAP, encoded by the coding sequence ATGAACAGCCTGCACAACAGGGAGATCTTCTGCTCCTGGAGCGGCGGCAAGGATTCCTGCCTGGCCCTGTATCGGGCCGTGCAGCAGGGCGGCCGGCCCCGGCGGCTTGTCACCATGCTGACCGGCGACGGCAGCCGCAGCCGCTCCCATGGCCTGCCACCGGCAGTGCTGGCCGCCCAGGCCACATCCCTGGGCATCCCCCTTCTGACTGGCCAGGCCTCCTGGGACGACTACGAAGAGGTCTTCCTGGACCGCCTGGCCCTCTTGCGCCAGGAGGGCCTGGCCGACGGCATCTTCGGGGATATCGATCTGCCGCCGCACCGGCAATGGGTGGAGCGGGTATGCAGCCAGCACGGGATTGCCGCCCACCTGCCCCTGTGGCAGGAGGCACGGCGCGATCTTCTGGCCCTCTTCATCGACGCCGGCTTTTCGGCGACCATCATCGTGGTCAACAACGCTCGTCTGCCGGCCAGCTTCCTGGGCCGCCGTCTGGACTGGGACACCGTGCGCGCTTTGGAGGCAGCCGGGGTGGACGCCTGCGGCGAGGAGGGGGAGTACCACACCGTGGTCACCGACGGCCCCCTCTTTGCCACGCCGGTGCCGCTGGCTACCGGTACCGTGCTCAGCCAGGACGGCTGCAGCTTCCTGGAGGTCTTTCTCGCGCCATGA
- a CDS encoding TonB-dependent receptor gives MKRLLLLAPLAAATLPPPAPAAANEPLLVTVMDEVVVTATKTEEKRKEIANAVVVQDALDIAAAPAASLGAILANEPGIDWRTRGNYGGAAEEIHIRGMGGDGTLVVQDGVVLNSPSLGTADFSHIPLNRIERVEVVKGPGSLLYGSGAMGGTVSIIGKRPRRDGHVAEVAAGYGNEATYHLAAESGGFVLGDLGYYLTANRKETDGFRDNSDLRHTDVGLNLLFDHGEGLSLDLNLGYLDREYGVPGPQPPPGTQPYTLAGGTFYNDSAANLLDRGEDENLASSLVAGGQAATWLDWRLKGDATELTATNTSRYSFSGAGDHTEVTNTVAGLEGNLDLRPCSQAGLLMGSEYRTFDYDNVQQPLDTAGLPVPNALRRQTHQVYTQGTFAELRLRPVEPVSLLAGLRNETHSRFGHETVGRYGLVLNPLPDTAFKLNRGQHFKAPTMNDLFWPDDGAFNKGNPNLRPETGWHTDLTLEQEWLDGKVFATLSWFEWDITGKIAWAEDPTQPSPAGPWNYWTPANVNTYLARGWEMSAKVGPWQALNADVALTLLDAVEELAPGARRPARYTPDLQLKAGLSHYAAIGLTSTLIARFVGARPGFYQANTDLAPAVELASYWTVDLKLEQELAGRWKLAFSGTNLLDQGYDTYLAGFFDQTTFAYTQQPYPGAGRSLFVSLAFRW, from the coding sequence ATGAAGAGGCTTTTGCTGCTGGCGCCGCTGGCGGCAGCAACCCTGCCCCCCCCAGCCCCGGCAGCGGCCAACGAGCCGCTGCTGGTGACGGTTATGGACGAGGTGGTGGTCACAGCCACCAAGACCGAGGAGAAGCGCAAGGAGATCGCCAACGCTGTGGTGGTGCAAGACGCCCTGGACATCGCCGCGGCCCCAGCCGCCTCCCTGGGCGCCATCCTGGCCAATGAGCCGGGCATCGACTGGCGGACCCGGGGCAACTACGGCGGAGCGGCCGAGGAGATCCATATCCGCGGCATGGGTGGCGACGGCACCCTGGTGGTGCAAGACGGCGTGGTCCTCAACTCCCCTTCCCTGGGCACCGCCGATTTCAGCCACATCCCGCTCAACCGCATCGAGCGGGTGGAGGTGGTCAAAGGCCCCGGCTCGCTGCTGTACGGCTCCGGCGCCATGGGCGGCACGGTGAGCATCATCGGCAAGCGCCCCCGGCGGGACGGCCACGTGGCGGAGGTGGCCGCCGGCTATGGCAACGAGGCCACCTACCATCTGGCGGCAGAAAGCGGCGGCTTCGTCCTCGGCGACCTGGGCTATTATCTCACCGCCAACCGCAAGGAGACCGACGGCTTCCGGGACAACTCCGATCTGCGGCATACCGATGTCGGCCTCAACCTGCTCTTCGACCATGGCGAGGGCCTCAGCCTCGACCTCAATCTCGGCTACCTGGATCGGGAGTACGGCGTGCCGGGCCCGCAGCCGCCGCCCGGCACCCAGCCCTATACCCTCGCTGGCGGGACCTTCTACAACGACAGCGCCGCCAACCTCCTGGACCGGGGCGAGGACGAAAACCTGGCCAGCTCCCTGGTCGCCGGGGGCCAGGCCGCCACCTGGCTGGACTGGCGGCTGAAGGGCGACGCCACGGAGCTTACCGCCACCAACACCAGCCGGTACAGCTTCAGCGGCGCCGGCGACCACACCGAGGTCACCAACACCGTGGCCGGGCTGGAGGGGAATCTCGATCTTCGTCCCTGCTCCCAGGCTGGGCTCCTCATGGGCAGTGAATACCGCACCTTCGACTACGACAACGTCCAGCAGCCCCTGGACACCGCCGGCCTGCCGGTGCCCAACGCCCTGCGCCGCCAGACCCATCAGGTCTACACCCAGGGCACCTTTGCCGAGCTGCGCCTGCGGCCGGTGGAGCCGGTGAGCCTCCTGGCCGGCCTGCGCAACGAGACCCATTCCCGGTTCGGGCACGAGACGGTCGGCCGTTACGGCCTGGTGCTCAACCCCCTGCCGGATACCGCCTTCAAGCTCAACCGCGGCCAGCACTTCAAGGCGCCGACCATGAACGACCTGTTCTGGCCGGATGACGGGGCGTTCAACAAGGGCAACCCCAATCTCCGGCCGGAAACCGGCTGGCACACCGACCTCACCCTGGAGCAGGAATGGCTGGACGGCAAGGTCTTCGCCACCCTGTCCTGGTTCGAATGGGACATCACCGGCAAGATTGCCTGGGCCGAGGACCCGACCCAGCCCAGCCCGGCCGGCCCGTGGAACTACTGGACGCCGGCCAACGTCAACACCTACCTGGCCCGGGGCTGGGAGATGAGCGCCAAGGTCGGCCCCTGGCAGGCGCTCAACGCCGATGTCGCCCTCACCCTGCTCGACGCCGTGGAGGAGCTGGCGCCGGGGGCGAGACGGCCGGCCCGCTACACGCCGGATCTCCAGCTCAAGGCAGGCCTCAGCCATTACGCCGCCATCGGCCTGACCTCGACCCTGATCGCCCGCTTCGTGGGTGCCCGGCCCGGCTTCTACCAGGCCAACACCGACCTGGCGCCGGCCGTCGAGCTGGCCTCCTACTGGACCGTGGATCTGAAGCTGGAGCAGGAGCTGGCTGGCCGCTGGAAGCTGGCGTTTTCCGGCACCAACCTCCTGGACCAGGGCTACGACACCTATCTGGCCGGGTTCTTCGACCAGACCACCTTCGCCTATACCCAGCAACCCTATCCCGGCGCCGGGCGTAGCCTCTTTGTCTCCCTCGCCTTCCGCTGGTGA